A stretch of Myxococcus hansupus DNA encodes these proteins:
- the frmR gene encoding formaldehyde-responsive transcriptional repressor FrmR, whose product MPHSPEEKKKALLRVRRIRGQTEALERALESGAECGTVLQQLAAIRGAINGLMSEVLESHIREEFGPASDEDPRHAQRVRDMTALVRTYLK is encoded by the coding sequence ATGCCCCACTCGCCGGAAGAGAAGAAGAAGGCGCTGCTCCGCGTCCGCCGCATCCGCGGACAAACCGAAGCCTTGGAGCGTGCGTTGGAGTCCGGCGCTGAATGCGGCACGGTCCTCCAGCAGCTCGCTGCCATCCGAGGGGCCATCAACGGCCTGATGTCCGAGGTGCTGGAGTCACACATCCGGGAGGAGTTCGGCCCGGCGTCCGACGAGGACCCGCGCCACGCCCAGCGAGTGCGGGACATGACGGCGCTGGTCCGCACGTACCTCAAGTGA
- a CDS encoding S-(hydroxymethyl)glutathione dehydrogenase/class III alcohol dehydrogenase has protein sequence MKSRAAVAFEAGKPLSIVELDVAPPQKGEVLVRITHTGVCHTDAFTLSGDDPEGLFPVVLGHEGAGVVEAVGEGVTSVKPGDHVIPLYTAECGQCLFCKSGKTNLCVAVRATQGKGVMPDGTTRFSYNGKPVYHYMGCSTFSEYTVVAEVSLARINPNANPEQVCLLGCGVTTGLGAVKNTARVQEGDSVAVFGLGGIGLAVIQGAQMAKAGRIIAIDTNPAKFELAKTFGATDFVNPKDHDRPIQQVIVEMTGWGVDHSFECIGNVGVMRAALECAHRGWGQSIIIGVAGAGQEISTRPFQLVTGRTWKGTAFGGVKGRSELPGMVEDAMSGKIQLAPFVTHTRPLTDINEAFDLMHEGKSIRTVVRY, from the coding sequence ATGAAGTCTCGTGCCGCTGTCGCCTTTGAAGCCGGAAAGCCCTTGAGCATCGTCGAGCTCGACGTCGCGCCTCCGCAGAAGGGCGAGGTCCTGGTTCGCATCACCCACACGGGCGTCTGCCACACCGACGCGTTCACCCTCTCCGGAGATGATCCGGAAGGTCTCTTCCCCGTGGTGCTCGGCCACGAGGGCGCCGGCGTGGTGGAGGCGGTGGGCGAGGGCGTGACGTCCGTCAAGCCCGGCGACCATGTCATCCCGCTCTACACCGCGGAGTGTGGCCAATGTCTGTTCTGTAAGTCTGGCAAGACCAACCTGTGTGTGGCGGTGCGTGCCACCCAGGGCAAGGGCGTGATGCCCGACGGCACCACGCGCTTCTCGTACAACGGCAAGCCCGTCTACCACTACATGGGGTGCTCCACCTTCAGCGAGTACACCGTGGTGGCGGAGGTGTCGCTGGCCCGCATCAACCCGAACGCCAACCCCGAGCAGGTCTGCCTGCTGGGCTGCGGCGTGACGACGGGCCTGGGCGCGGTGAAGAACACGGCCCGCGTGCAGGAAGGGGATTCGGTCGCGGTGTTTGGTCTGGGCGGCATTGGCCTGGCGGTGATTCAGGGCGCCCAGATGGCGAAGGCTGGCCGCATCATCGCCATCGATACGAACCCCGCCAAGTTCGAGCTGGCGAAGACCTTCGGCGCCACTGACTTCGTCAACCCCAAGGACCACGACCGCCCCATCCAGCAGGTCATCGTGGAGATGACGGGCTGGGGCGTGGACCACTCCTTCGAGTGCATCGGCAACGTGGGCGTGATGCGCGCCGCGCTGGAGTGCGCGCACCGTGGCTGGGGTCAGTCCATCATCATCGGCGTGGCCGGCGCGGGACAGGAGATCTCCACCCGTCCGTTCCAGCTCGTCACGGGCCGGACGTGGAAGGGCACCGCTTTTGGTGGCGTGAAGGGCCGCTCGGAGCTCCCCGGCATGGTGGAGGACGCGATGTCCGGCAAGATTCAGCTCGCGCCGTTCGTGACGCACACGCGGCCGCTGACCGACATCAACGAAGCCTTCGACCTGATGCACGAGGGCAAGTCCATCCGCACCGTCGTCCGCTACTAA
- the fghA gene encoding S-formylglutathione hydrolase has translation MERIEHHASFGGRQEVWKHTSSALGGETRFGVYLPEAALRGERCPVLYWLSGLTCTEQNFITKAGAQEHAARHGLIVVAPDTSPRGDAVANDAAYDLGQGAGFYLDATQAPWAPHFRMQDYVARELPSLVEQHFPATDARGIFGHSMGGHGALVTALRHPGRYRSVSAFSPIVAPSQVPWGQKAFTAYLGDNREAWAAWDAVALVKTAQERLALLVDQGEADEFLATQLRPELLAAACEATGHPLTLRRHAGYDHSYYFIATFLADHFAHHAKALGGSKNARS, from the coding sequence ATGGAACGCATCGAACACCACGCGAGTTTTGGCGGCCGACAGGAGGTGTGGAAGCACACCTCCTCCGCGCTGGGCGGCGAGACGCGATTCGGCGTCTACCTGCCAGAGGCCGCGCTGCGCGGCGAGCGCTGCCCGGTGCTGTACTGGCTCTCCGGCCTGACCTGCACCGAGCAGAACTTCATCACCAAGGCGGGCGCGCAGGAGCACGCGGCGCGCCACGGCCTCATCGTCGTCGCGCCTGACACGAGTCCTCGCGGCGACGCGGTGGCCAACGACGCGGCCTACGACCTGGGCCAGGGGGCGGGCTTCTATCTCGACGCCACGCAGGCCCCCTGGGCGCCGCACTTCCGCATGCAGGACTACGTGGCCCGGGAGCTCCCCTCGCTGGTGGAGCAGCACTTCCCGGCCACGGATGCGCGAGGCATCTTCGGCCACTCCATGGGCGGTCACGGCGCGCTCGTCACCGCCCTGCGCCACCCGGGCCGCTACCGCAGCGTGTCCGCATTCTCTCCCATCGTCGCTCCCTCCCAAGTGCCGTGGGGCCAGAAGGCCTTCACCGCCTACCTGGGCGACAACCGTGAGGCGTGGGCGGCCTGGGACGCCGTCGCGTTGGTGAAGACGGCCCAGGAGCGACTGGCCCTCCTGGTCGACCAGGGCGAGGCCGACGAGTTCCTCGCCACCCAGCTTCGCCCGGAGCTGCTGGCCGCCGCCTGCGAGGCCACGGGCCACCCGCTCACGCTGCGGCGGCACGCGGGGTACGACCACAGCTACTACTTCATCGCCACGTTCCTCGCGGACCACTTCGCGCACCACGCGAAGGCCCTCGGTGGTTCCAAGAACGCGCGTTCGTAG
- a CDS encoding DUF1570 domain-containing protein produces MVLRPFHGSWLFLLLLLSGCATLNPRAECAAHGGDTWHEARSEHFRVWTDLDADEARGATVALERTRAMMRLWWGDGTDFDPPGTVDVVLLRRQGALSEFADNRVGGYVSWQDTNVRMLVVMAHEKRRGIPKLVRHELAHYLSRFVLLRQPRWFAEGLAMYLEVAEERRDGMVELGQDNKTALDTVLRMGALPLASLWAWDTSEPPVRDRFHYYASSWAWVHFLLNSQAERFADYQQRLARAEPPRLAWDAAFEGMSDEALEQEFAKALRHGTEYTIVTRKLPPASTDVTLGAMSAADVHVTRARLHRSAFGGTLTPAQRQVQAQADVAEALRLEPGHVHAAVLGAVMEEDGAKRLARARALTAAHPASAEAWDLLGDSLGEETSARVEREQARRNALRLTPEEPARLAALAREYTANGRHANALAHAVKAAKLAPWSQDVQATLAVAAAAQGRCAEAQVAQARAVDLQHESVSSEQRAAFHEWLASRIRVHCAAAPEAPPSAPEAPATR; encoded by the coding sequence ATGGTTCTACGTCCGTTTCATGGTTCCTGGCTGTTCCTCCTGCTCTTGCTCTCTGGATGCGCCACGCTGAACCCTCGCGCCGAGTGCGCGGCGCATGGCGGCGATACGTGGCATGAAGCGCGGAGCGAGCACTTCCGCGTGTGGACGGACCTGGACGCGGACGAGGCGCGCGGCGCCACCGTGGCCCTGGAGCGGACTCGCGCGATGATGCGGTTGTGGTGGGGCGATGGGACGGACTTCGATCCGCCGGGCACCGTCGATGTCGTCCTCCTCCGTCGGCAGGGCGCGCTCAGCGAGTTCGCCGACAACCGGGTTGGCGGCTACGTGAGCTGGCAAGACACCAACGTGCGCATGTTGGTGGTCATGGCCCATGAGAAACGGCGAGGTATTCCGAAGCTCGTCCGGCACGAACTCGCTCACTACCTGAGCCGATTCGTGCTGCTGCGGCAACCTCGTTGGTTCGCCGAAGGGTTGGCCATGTACCTCGAGGTCGCCGAGGAGCGGCGGGATGGCATGGTGGAGCTGGGGCAGGACAACAAGACGGCGCTCGACACCGTGCTTCGGATGGGCGCGTTGCCGCTGGCATCCCTCTGGGCCTGGGACACGTCGGAGCCGCCCGTACGCGACCGGTTCCACTACTACGCGTCGAGTTGGGCGTGGGTCCACTTCCTCCTCAACTCGCAGGCCGAGCGCTTCGCGGACTACCAGCAACGTCTGGCACGGGCGGAGCCGCCTCGTCTGGCGTGGGATGCCGCCTTCGAGGGAATGTCAGACGAGGCGTTGGAGCAGGAATTCGCGAAGGCGCTGCGGCACGGCACTGAATACACCATCGTCACCCGAAAGCTGCCTCCCGCCTCGACTGACGTCACGCTGGGGGCCATGAGTGCGGCGGATGTGCACGTGACGCGGGCGCGGCTTCACCGCTCCGCTTTTGGCGGGACGTTGACGCCTGCGCAGCGTCAGGTACAGGCGCAGGCTGACGTGGCCGAGGCCTTGAGACTGGAGCCAGGTCACGTTCACGCAGCGGTCCTCGGCGCGGTCATGGAGGAGGACGGTGCGAAACGGCTCGCGCGTGCACGGGCGTTGACGGCTGCGCATCCAGCGAGCGCGGAAGCCTGGGACCTGCTGGGTGATTCACTGGGGGAGGAGACCTCCGCCCGAGTCGAGCGGGAGCAGGCGCGGCGCAACGCACTGCGATTGACGCCCGAAGAGCCAGCGCGCCTGGCGGCGCTCGCTCGCGAGTACACCGCGAACGGGCGGCACGCCAACGCGCTTGCCCATGCGGTGAAGGCAGCGAAGCTGGCGCCCTGGAGCCAGGACGTGCAGGCCACGCTTGCGGTGGCGGCCGCGGCCCAGGGGCGTTGCGCGGAGGCCCAGGTGGCGCAGGCGCGCGCCGTGGACTTGCAGCATGAGTCCGTCTCCTCCGAGCAACGTGCTGCCTTCCACGAGTGGCTCGCTTCGCGCATCAGGGTGCACTGTGCCGCTGCACCAGAGGCGCCTCCCTCCGCGCCGGAAGCCCCCGCGACGCGGTGA
- the drmC gene encoding DISARM system phospholipase D-like protein DrmC has translation MDLSGVATLDLERLKAVVGTRRLGFPLSRLALQGEGLERLTGEVAALNALGREGTLVLLDAVLVERRAGARRPELVWTGPETRWSGARDTAVVLADLFHKATSTVLVAGFTFDHAADVLGPLHEALRRGVSGRLYASAPVASAFLREHWPFGPPFPECHGFSPRKGVFASLHAKCVVVDARWVFVTSANFTNRGQTRNIEVGVLLEDTHLAAALEAQFSTGEWFSRVA, from the coding sequence GTGGACCTGAGCGGCGTGGCGACGCTGGACCTGGAGCGGCTGAAGGCCGTGGTGGGCACGCGGCGGCTCGGGTTTCCGTTGTCCCGTCTGGCGCTCCAGGGAGAGGGGCTGGAGCGGCTGACGGGGGAGGTCGCGGCGTTGAACGCGCTGGGACGAGAGGGAACGTTGGTGTTGCTGGACGCGGTGCTCGTGGAGCGGCGCGCGGGGGCCCGGCGGCCAGAGCTGGTCTGGACGGGGCCGGAGACCCGCTGGAGCGGCGCTCGCGACACGGCGGTGGTGCTGGCGGACCTGTTCCACAAGGCCACGAGCACGGTGCTGGTGGCCGGGTTCACGTTCGACCACGCGGCGGACGTGTTGGGGCCGCTGCACGAAGCCCTCCGACGAGGCGTGAGTGGCAGGCTCTATGCGAGCGCGCCGGTGGCCTCGGCATTCCTGCGGGAGCACTGGCCCTTCGGTCCGCCCTTTCCGGAGTGCCACGGCTTCTCACCCAGGAAGGGGGTCTTCGCCAGCCTGCATGCGAAATGCGTCGTGGTGGACGCACGGTGGGTCTTCGTGACGTCCGCGAACTTCACGAACCGAGGACAGACACGGAACATCGAAGTGGGCGTGCTGCTGGAGGACACGCACCTGGCAGCGGCGCTGGAGGCCCAGTTCTCCACGGGGGAGTGGTTCTCACGGGTCGCCTGA
- the drmB gene encoding DUF1998 domain-containing protein, with amino-acid sequence MMNRRKWNRARSTRPPDGRVRQSQVVSTFGPGSMLDLLNDAVLVGGLDFWRLKGQGEVVNEPRLLEIVEPLYHRNKWPLSKEAPFRKPPAGDEREPTESCGIQVYEFPRWFVCQNPHCRTLVRANSLERVNQEYRHRCAGVEAKPERCVPVRFVAACPRGHLSDIDWSWWMHERKPCDAPQLKLEEGVSGDFSDIEVACSTCGKRRRLIDMTHKEQQDPCAGERPWLGLEARERCAERQRLLVRTASNGYFAQTTSAITIPEPESLRRKVQSAWSILQSATAETLPAFRTISQVQAALGSASNAEVLAAITAEREHLPEAVPEIRTAEWLQFLAQPQEKPGEMPRDRSEVFWARRIARPQGLPSLVERVVLARRLREVQAQVGFTRLEPLSKDLQGRYDLDVALAPMSLHRDWVPVTEMQGEGMLLMLDEAQVHAWEMSEPVLRREEVLRAGYERWKQVSGSKLPFPGVRLYLLHSLAHLLMTEVALECGYPASSIRERLYCAPHSDAVPMAGILLMTGTTGAEGTLGGLVEEGRRLGQHLVRALEDARLCSNDPVCAHHEPTGRDDRDLEGAACHGCLFLPECSCERFNQYLDRALVVPTLGHEAVAFLKTPWT; translated from the coding sequence ATGATGAACCGTAGGAAGTGGAACCGGGCCCGCTCGACGCGGCCGCCGGATGGGCGCGTGCGCCAGAGCCAGGTGGTCTCCACCTTCGGTCCGGGCAGCATGCTGGATTTGCTGAACGACGCAGTCCTCGTGGGCGGCCTGGACTTCTGGCGTCTCAAGGGGCAGGGCGAGGTGGTCAACGAGCCACGGCTGCTGGAGATCGTCGAACCGCTCTACCACCGCAACAAGTGGCCGCTCAGCAAGGAGGCCCCCTTCCGCAAGCCTCCCGCTGGGGATGAGCGAGAGCCGACAGAGTCCTGCGGCATCCAGGTGTATGAGTTTCCGCGCTGGTTTGTCTGCCAGAACCCCCATTGCCGCACGCTGGTGCGGGCCAACAGCTTGGAGCGTGTGAATCAAGAGTACCGCCACCGCTGCGCGGGCGTGGAGGCGAAGCCCGAGCGCTGCGTGCCGGTGCGCTTCGTCGCGGCCTGTCCGAGGGGGCACCTGTCGGACATCGACTGGAGCTGGTGGATGCACGAGCGCAAGCCATGCGATGCCCCACAGCTCAAGCTCGAGGAGGGCGTGAGCGGTGACTTCAGTGACATCGAGGTCGCGTGCTCGACGTGCGGCAAACGCAGGCGCCTCATCGACATGACACACAAGGAGCAGCAGGACCCCTGCGCCGGGGAGCGGCCCTGGCTGGGGTTGGAGGCGCGGGAGCGCTGCGCCGAGAGGCAGCGGCTGCTGGTCCGGACCGCCAGCAACGGCTATTTCGCGCAGACCACCAGCGCCATCACCATCCCTGAACCGGAGTCGCTCCGACGCAAGGTGCAGTCCGCGTGGAGCATCCTCCAGTCCGCCACCGCGGAGACCCTGCCTGCCTTCCGGACCATTTCCCAGGTGCAGGCGGCGCTCGGCTCCGCCTCCAACGCGGAGGTGCTGGCGGCCATCACGGCGGAGCGCGAGCACCTGCCCGAGGCCGTCCCGGAGATCCGCACCGCGGAGTGGCTCCAGTTCCTCGCGCAGCCACAGGAGAAGCCTGGCGAGATGCCCCGGGACCGCTCCGAGGTCTTCTGGGCCCGGCGCATCGCTCGGCCCCAGGGACTGCCCTCACTGGTCGAACGCGTGGTGCTGGCGCGACGGTTGCGGGAGGTCCAGGCCCAGGTGGGCTTCACGCGGCTGGAGCCCCTGTCGAAGGACCTCCAGGGACGCTACGACCTGGACGTGGCGCTCGCGCCGATGTCGCTCCACCGGGACTGGGTGCCCGTCACGGAGATGCAGGGCGAGGGCATGCTGCTGATGCTCGATGAGGCGCAGGTGCATGCCTGGGAGATGTCCGAGCCCGTGCTGCGGCGCGAGGAGGTGCTCCGGGCTGGATATGAGCGCTGGAAGCAGGTCTCCGGTTCGAAGCTCCCCTTTCCGGGCGTGCGGCTCTACCTGCTCCATTCGCTGGCGCACCTGTTGATGACGGAGGTGGCGCTGGAGTGTGGCTATCCCGCGAGCTCCATCCGCGAGCGGCTCTACTGCGCGCCGCACAGCGACGCCGTCCCCATGGCGGGCATCCTGTTGATGACGGGCACCACGGGCGCGGAAGGCACGCTGGGCGGCCTGGTAGAGGAGGGCCGGCGACTGGGACAGCACCTTGTCCGGGCGCTGGAGGACGCGCGCCTCTGCTCCAACGACCCCGTCTGCGCGCATCACGAACCCACGGGCCGTGACGACCGCGACCTGGAGGGCGCCGCGTGCCACGGGTGCCTCTTCCTCCCCGAGTGCTCCTGCGAGCGCTTCAACCAGTACCTCGATCGCGCGCTCGTCGTGCCCACGCTGGGCCACGAGGCCGTTGCCTTCCTGAAGACGCCGTGGACCTGA